A segment of the Trifolium pratense cultivar HEN17-A07 linkage group LG7, ARS_RC_1.1, whole genome shotgun sequence genome:
ATGGAATATTTTTCATGCTCACTTAACAATTCACATACATATACTAATACTGTTCTTGCCCTAATTAAGCTAATTAAGCCAAAGTCTACTAATTAAGCTAATTCATTTTCACAACATTGTTAAATATGATCCAACtaacaaattaaaatgataaagaGAAACATTAACAGAATAGCCCCTTGAAAACTCACCAAATTTGTGCCATTTCACTAGTGGGAATTTGTTCATGTAAAGACTCATAGAAAATCCTAAGAGGGTCTCTCTgaaacataacaaaaaaattacttgaaaatataatcaaaagaAACCATAAACATGAAATAAAAAGCAAATGCATTACTATTCAACCTCTTCAGGTGGATCTCGTTTCTGGCCAGGTAAATCATAAACCTTCCTTTCTCTCTTTATCTTCTTCGTTTCCTCTGTAACAACCACTTTTTCTTCCTTCTTAACCTTCTTTATCACCTTCTTCACTTCCTTCACCACCTAACACATCACACACAACAATAATGTGAAAAACCAAACACACATtcctaaaacaaaacaaaaaactaggTCGGAGAATTTCTTCGAATTTTCTACCTTGGTTTTGGGGATCTTTTTGGAGATAGGTTTCACATCGTCGTCGTCTTCATCGTAATCATCCTCATTGACTTCATTCTTAACTTTGGAGGTTTTGGGGATCCTTTTGGAGATAGGTTTTTCATCGTCGTCGTCTTCATCATCGTCATTGACTTCATTCTTAACTTTGGATCGAGAAGCTGAAGTAGTAGCATGAGGAATTGGTTCTGGTTCTTGTTTGAGACCTCTCTTGAGTTTTGAAACCTTGGATTGAGGTTTAGCGTTGGAGTTTGCGACCTTTTTGTAACTAGAAATTTTGTCTTCGTCgttgttttcttcttctattttcACGGGTTTGGAATCTTCAGAAGGCATTGCTCTGAAAAAAGTTGAGAGGAAGAGAGTGTTCTGTGTTGAATGAAGACGAAGAAGATTTGTGGTGAAGTGTTGTTACCCTCTCCTCCCTTTGGTTTCGACTGTGTCTTGTTTTCTGGGGTTTTGCATTCCAAATTTCTTTGCAGATTATTGGGCTGGGCCTCAAATAAGGGCCTCCTTCCATTTAGGccacctaaaaataaaaaaaattcccacGACTCTCTTTCCCTtccccaaattttcatttttgcccttgaaTAAAAACTTCGGAACGTGTTTTCTGATGTTTTCCTGGTTCAAATTCGGAAAATATGTCCCAAAGTTTTTATTCAAGGGCAAACATGAAAATTTAGGGGAGAAAAAAGAGTCATGGGGGGGGGGGGAGGAGGTGTGGGGTGGTAAGCCAACTTATTTGGAAGATAGGATCCGACTTATTCAGATGATAATAACTTATGTTCTTTGTATTTCGAAACATAATAGAGTGAATCACCATATACAATAGTAGTATAAGTTGGTTCAATTGGTAAAATGTTAGCTCCTACCTTACAAAACTTTTCCTGTGTAAGGATCATGTTAGTGGGTGTAAGTACATTTGTCAGCAATATTCAATAAACTATGAGATTGGTCTTTAGAGAAACTCGACtcatttgaatttttctttataaacaGAAAAGTACCACTAGCATTTAAGTAGAAAGTCGTTAGATGTATAAGTGAATATAACTCAAAAGACAATTTCTTATATACAATTAAGAATGAAGTGCTCTAAGAATACTagttaataaaacaaaaattagaaaattttcATTGAAAATAACAACTTTTGAACATTCAAAATGTTAAATACACCACTTTTCAAAGACAATTTCTAAAATTTCTTTACTTGTGCCATAAGACATTCTTTAGAATTAAGAATTACCGATACAAAGCTTAATATGAAAGCAAACTATGTACATATTCTGTCAAGTGTCCTTTGAACATAGGCGATCGTGTCCCATTTGGTATCAATCCAATTCCCAGTTGAAAATCAATGGGCCAAAAAGTACCAAGAAAATGTGGTTCTTTTGTAGATGGAATAAGAATAACTGCACCTCATGCATCCACCTTAACACTTTATTACTTTATGCTAAAGCTAAAAATTCACACAAATTCtgtttgaattttattaaatttgagGTGTAGTGCTATTGCTCTTTCTTTCTCATGtattataaaagtcatagaATTAACAAGTTAGAATAGCATAGAGTGCTCACGCATTAGAGAAAAACTGAAATCATGAAATTCATATCTGCACCTCCTTTTCAACTAGTATCCATAGTTGGGATTGTGATGTTTTTGCTATTTGTTCCATCTTATATAAACTTCAAGTCAACTATGCACAAAGCCAACATAACTTTGCACTTGTTCCTTATGATTTTACCACTCTTGTTGATTTTCATTGCATACTTCATCTCCAAATGCGGGCCACGGTTTGTGCTTCCGGTGGATTTCTTTGGTCGACAATTAGTACAATCACGAGCAAGAACAGAAGGAGGAGGCTCGGCGCCTTGGGGCTTAGCAGCGTTGGTGGTTTTGCTTTTGGTTTTGGCTTCCAAACTCTCCAATTTCAGGTCTATGTGGTCGCCACTCATTTGGAGACCCAATTAATTGGTGTGTCATTATGTAAGTTGTAACCTATGTGGTTGCCAATTTTGTGTTCTAATATTTTTGCTTAAAGAGTGTTGTTGTAAACTTATAATTTCATACTGTACTATTATCATCATGAGTTTTGTATATTTTCCACTTCCATATCAATAAGATGTAACCATATTTTAAATTCTTGTGGCTACATATTTTACTTATTCACAGGAGAAGTGTAGTAGGTAGATgcattaatttcaaaaattggTGAACAAATAAATTAGACTGTGCTCATAGTTGGTTGTGGGTTCGTTGTGGTACTATGGTCAAGAAATAGAACAACTACTACGGTTCATCGTTTACTAACACACGATGTCAAtggatttatcatttttttaatattcaatattcTTGGACAACTTTTATACTATTTCTCCAGATGAATAAACTGATCCAGTAGTCGAATTTTGAATGTATAAAATGTTTGATTACTAATGTATCATTGGGCTCTAACACAAGTAGTTAAGGGCATAATATGAAAATGTTATGAATTCTGAAGTAGTTCAAAGTTGTGTGCATAAATGCTTCTTCTATAAAGACAAATTCTTAGCAATatgattatttttctttgcaTAAGGTATTCTTCTAGTCCAAAGTCAAAGACTAGTCTTTGAAGTAGTACTAGTAAGATTTTTATAAGCAAATCTGCCAAGTGTGTTGATAGTACATTGATTACTaatctagtattttttttaatatcgtTTTTACATGGTGTAAGTTTTTTCTATCTTAAccaaaaattttgatttgatcTCTAATTTGAGCATacaacaatattaaaaaaattatcatccatTTGACTCTTACAATAAGACTTAGTTGCGCGTAAAGAATACTCGAGAAAAAAATGTGTGATTCTAGACCTCTAGTTTGTCTAATTAGAAGTTAGAACTCTACCTTAGCTGCTTATATGTTGATAAAAGTCTTTCTTAGTAGG
Coding sequences within it:
- the LOC123893566 gene encoding ABC transporter F family member 4 translates to MPSEDSKPVKIEEENNDEDKISSYKKVANSNAKPQSKVSKLKRGLKQEPEPIPHATTSASRSKVKNEVNDDDEDDDDEKPISKRIPKTSKVKNEVNEDDYDEDDDDVKPISKKIPKTKVVKEVKKVIKKVKKEEKVVVTEETKKIKRERKVYDLPGQKRDPPEERDPLRIFYESLHEQIPTSEMAQIWLMESGLLPREVAKKVFEKKQKKGMQAKITSPVKAGTTVKQSTKSVTVKKESSTTPNSSAKKKTTNSTSKPTKKRKFESTSSEDDDSDFIGSAKTKKRKVA